The genomic stretch ACCAGATGCAGTCAAACGGGGCATCATCGGCGAAATTATTACTCGGTTTGAACGGACCGGTTTGAGAATAGTTGGTCTAAAAATGGTTTATCCCGACAAGGAACATTA from Candidatus Saccharimonadales bacterium encodes the following:
- a CDS encoding nucleoside-diphosphate kinase — protein: MEKTLVVFKPDAVKRGIIGEIITRFERTGLRIVGLKMVYPDKEH